The following DNA comes from Ornithobacterium rhinotracheale DSM 15997.
CATGGCAAAAAGCCAACAAAATAGGCTTTGTACTCAAAAGATATACGCTCATGAGAGATGGCAAACTATTGGAAAATCCTGAGGAGAAAAATTTAGGTATTTTTCAGCCCGCTTCAGAAGAAAAATGGAAAGCAATAATAGAAACCAATAACAATGCAGCCATTGTTGCCCAATCTTTGTTTGGAGAAAGTTTTGAAGTAGAAGTGGGCAATTCAAATGATTTACAAGGGATTATCAATAAATCTCAGGAAATAGAACAACGCTTTGCTTATGCCCTCATGGCAGCCGATTTAGATTTTGAGGTAGCAAAACTCGCAGGTTGGGGCTATGTAGATACAGCGGTAGCGCCTAATACACGCTATGTCTATACCGTGGAACTCACCCCAAGGAACAATGCCCAAGCTTTACAAATAGGAAAAGGTAGTGGTATGGCAGAGCTTTTACCTCAAGAAGAAAAGCTCCCCCAGCCCATAGATTTTATAGCGGTTTTTAAAGATAAAACCGTGAGTTTATCTTGGGATTATCAGCAATTAAGAGACCTCTATACCGCTTATTATATAGAAAAAGCCCAAGATGGGAAAAACTTTTCCCCATTGAGCAATCTCCCCGTCATGAATATGAATAATACAGAAAGGAAGGAAGCTCGTGGAATGTTTTATGTAGATTCTCTAGCACAGAATAATAAGCAAGTTGCTTACAGAATACGCGGTAAAACCATTTTTGGAGAATACGGGCCTTACTCCAATATCGTTTCGGGAGAAGGAATAAATAGATTGGAAAAGAGCCCCGTTATTACAAATTACAATATTGGAGAGAATGAAAATATTACCATCACATGGGAATTTCCTAAAGAATCAGAAAATGAAATTACAGGCTTTCAGCTTTTGCATTCAGAAACAGATTTGCCAGATAGTTACCGAGCAGTAATAAAAGGAATACCAGTCAGCAAAAGAAAACTAGTAACCAAAAGCCTTTCCCCCTCTAATTATTTTAGAATAGAAGCTATAGGTAAATCAAAAGAACACAGAGCCTCTTTTGCAATATTGGTTCAGCCTAATGACATTACCCCACCCAATACTCCCACAGACTTTAAAGGAGAAATAGATTCCTTAGGTGTGGTGCATTTAAGCTGGAAAGCTAATACAGAAAAGGATTTGGAAGGATATCACCTATTCAGAGGGATACAAAAAGGAGAAGAATTGGTGCGTATTACCCCACAGGCAATTACACAAAACACCTATCAGGAATACGATAGCATTAGAAAGTTTAAACAGTAAAGTTTATTATTACATAACGGCAACAGATAGAAGGAAAAATCAATCTAAACCTTCGGTTATTTTAGAATTAGAAAAGCCAGATAAAGTAAAACCACAAGCCCCTGTTTTTACGGGTTATAAATTAGAAGAGAATGGCTCCATTACACTCAATTGGTTGAAAAGTTATAGTGAAGACGCCGCTTTGTATAGGCTTTATCGTAAAGAAAAATGGCAACCGGACACGAATTGGAAAATGATCTATGAGACAAAGAAAAAAGAGCCAAATTACAGCTATACAGATAAGGAGGTGGAAACCAATAAGAAATATGTGTATTATTTGCAAACCATTGATAAAAGCAACTTAAAATCAGACAAATCACAGCAGATAACTTTGGAAAGCAATCATTTTAAGCCAGAATCTGTATTGGGAAGCCTCACGGGTACACAAAACAGAGAAAAAAGACAAATAGAACTAATGTGGAAAGTAAATAGTAATAATATAGTAGAAATTGTAGTCTACCGAAAAAAAGGAGAAGAAACTCCAACTTTATGGGGAGCGCTTGAAGGAGGTCAAAACTTTTTAGAAGACCCCTCGGTTCAAACAGGGAATACATATACTTATTTACTAAAACCTATGCTAAAAAATAATCAAGTAGCAAAAACCGAAAAAATAACCGTTGAATATTAAAGCATATTAGAATGAAAAAGATTTTACTAGTTATACTATTTGCCATATTGGGAAATTATGTCTTTGGGCAGAAATACGAAGTTTCTTTAAACAATTATTTTGCAAAACTTAGATATGACTCATATAAAAACAGAGGATGTGGAATTAATGAATTTTGGATAGAGGTATCTACGATGAACGGTAAAAAATACAGAATAAAGCAGAGCTATAGTAACCATTATTTTTTAGATACTACTACCCCTAGAGTAATCGTTGACTCGAAGGTTTCGAATATTCGAATATATTCTTTTCACCATGCTGAAACCGCTATAGGATGTAACGGAGGAAGAGCTAAGATTAACGAACAAATAGATATAAATGCAAATTGTCAAACTTCAATGCCATTTAGTAAAAGTGCTTATGGTAGTAAGCATGGATGTCGAGTGTGGTTTGATATAAATTTTGAAATAAAGATAAATCCTATAATCAATATTAGTTCTGTGGATCCTAGATATAGTTCAATAGGGTATAGCGACACAAAAGAAATATCGGTAACTTCTGATTCTAAAGGTTTTAGCTCGGAGAATTATAATTGGGAATATCAAGTCGTTGATTCTAAATTAGGTGAAACACTTTCCGATAGTAATTGGAATAGTATGCCTTCAAATTTAAATTTTTCTGAAAAAATTGTTTTTACACCATCAAGTTTCTTACATATAAACTCTATAGGAAAAAGAATATATTTTAGGATTAAAACTTGTAATAAACCGAGTAATTATATATGGTTTGATCTTTTAACTTCTGCACCACATATCACTTCACACATTTCTAATAAAACCAAATGTTTTAATACAAGAGACGGGGAATTAACACTCCATTTTGATAGAAAACTTGACAAAGGAGAGACCTTATCTTTAAGTTTGGAGAACAAATCAACAGGAACTGTGGTTGTTAATAAAGACATTACCTCTTATTTACATTCAGATACAGCCTATACACTTGAGAATTTACCCCCCGGAGAATACAGATTAAATGTAAATGGTACTTATAATGGAAATTCCACTTATACAGACGGAGAAAAGCACAGCATTGATTTTGAAATTGAAAAAGCAACACCGGTAAGCTTTCAACTGTCATCTAAAACAGATGTCTATTGTTTTGAAGGAAACGATGGTGTAATTAATATAGAGGCAAAAGGAGGCACAGGAAAATATCAGTATTTAATAACAAAAGACGGAAAAAATTATTTAGACTGGACCGATTTTAATAATGCTAATAAAACTTCTATAAACGCTTTGTCAAAAGGAATTTACAAAATAAAAGTACGAGATACACATGAGTGTGTAGCCAGGGAGCCCAATGATTCGAGTATAGAAAAAGAAATTGAAATTACGATCAGTCAGCCAAACGCTCCGATTAGTTTAATTGATAAAGAAATAGAAATTGTACAGCCTACGGGGTATGGATTAAGCAATGGCTATATCTCTGTCATGGTACAAGGAGGAACACCAAAATCAGACGGAAGTTATCATTATGAATGGAGAAAAGATAGCCCTACGGGGACGCTCATCACAACTGGACTAACAGCCAGAGTATCAAATGATTCTTATACCATAAAAATCAGTAATCTCACCGCCGGCAAATATTATCTCACTGTAAAAGATAAAAATTATAATGCCGCGACGGCTAAGCTAGGAAATTGTGGAATTGTATCAAAAGAATTTGAAGTAACTCAACCCGATCCATTGAAGGCAGAAATAGAAATATTACAAGACATTTCTTGTAATATTTCCAATGAATATGCTTTTAAGTTAGATTTAAATCAGAATGGAATTCCTGACAATGCAGAAGACGGAAAGATAGAAGCGAAAGTAACAGGAGGGGTAGGAACCTATAGCTATCAATGGCAGAAATTGGATAATGGTATTTTCATAGATATTTCTGGAGCTACAGCACCTGTTTTAAAAAACATTAAAGCAGGCACCTATAAAATATTAGTAATAGATGAGAACAAGAACAAAGTCGAGGAAAAAATAGTAACGACTTATCCACCTAAGTTTGAACTATCAATGTCAGCCAATTCCATTTCATGTAATAATGAAAGTAGCGGCAGAGTTTCGGTAAAAGCAACGGGCGGAACAGGGGCTTATTCTTATGAATGGAATACAATGGATACCACTTCCGAGGTTACAGGGCTTAGAGCTGGAAATTATTTTGTACTTGTAACAGACGCTAAAAACTGTAAGATAAAGGGAGCAGCAGAAGTCACACAGCCAGATAAAATTGTGATTACGGACGAAGAAGTTCGTAATCCAATATGTCATAATGCTTCTAATGGATCTATTAAAATAAAAATTTCAGGAGGGACAAAACCCTATAAAATCAGTTGGTCTAATGGTGTAACGACAGAAGAAAACTCAAATTTAGCTGCAGGAAACTATGTACTAACAGTTACAGATGCCAAGGGGTGTCAAGAAATAAAAGAATATAAATTAACAAATCCAGAACCATTAAGAGTCCATATTGGGGAAGATGTAACGTTATGTGCAGGAGACACTCAAAGATACGACGTAACGATAGATGATAAAGGAGCAAGTTATTTATGGAAAAATGAAAAAGGAGAGATAATAAGCAAATTACCAACAATAGAATTATCCGATGCAGGAGTTTACACTGTTACGGTTACGGATTCCAAGGGATGTATAGGGACAGATCGTGTTGTTATAAAAAAATCTAATGAGATACTAGAGCCTAAATTTATGCTTACGACTCATGCTTATACCGAATCCACCGTTGTATTAGTAAATACATCACCCAAGATGCCAGAAACTGTTGAGTGGCTTATTCCAAATAATTCTGCTGTAAGTGTAATAGAAAAGAATGAAGAATATTTAGAGCTTAAGTTTTCAAATACAGGTTCGTATAGAATAGGGTTAAAAGGAATGCAAGGGCAATGTAAAAAAACTTTCTACAAAGAGGTTGTCGTAGAAGAAAACTTGTCTGGAGTAGATTTATCTTCAGATAAAATTTCTAATATCACAGAATTTAATGTAGCCCCAAATCCTAATGATGGAAACTTTAAAGTAATTGTAAAATTAGAGAAAGAAAATACCATTAATCTGCGAATTATAAATATGCTCACTCAACAAGCATATCCTGTAATTACCAAGCCAAAATCAACCTATTTTTTAGTGCCCTACCATGTAACTCTGTCTGCGGGGGTATATTTTGTTATTTTAGAAACAGGTAATGAATCAATGGTGAAGAAAATGATAATTAAATAAAGATATGGAAAAGATAATAAATCGAAATAATTGGATATCAACACTCATTACATTGATGACATTTATAGTTATCAGTTCTTGTGCTAGAGAGGATAGTATTCCAGTAACAGCAGACTTTGATATAAAAGTTGTCAACGAAGATTATTCAGTACCTGTGAGAATCGAAATAAAAAATAAATCAAAGGGAGCGGATACCTATCAATGGACGTTCGAAGGAGCTGTAACGTCTCATTCCAGCCAAGTAACCCCTAAGCCTGTAATTTATACAAAAGCAGGGATTTACAAAATTATATTAAAAGCATCCAATAAAGATGGTAATGAAGACAGAAAAGAGCTAGAAATCAAAATAGATGCCGCTATGAAAGTTGATTTTGATTGGATGATGCAAGGTAGTGATATTTCTCCAATGACTTTACAGATGCAAAATAAATCATTAGGAGCGACTAATTATCATTGGGAGTTTGAAGAAGGACTCCCAGCACGGTCTAATCAACAAAATCCAAAAGTCGTTTTTAACAAAGCAGGAGAGCACAGTATTAAATTAACCATCACCAATGGAAGAGAAAGCTATACTATGCAAAAAAGCATTATTGTAAAACCTGAAATGACAGCTGATTTTGATTGGTCTGTGGATTATATCGACAATGATTATCAGGCACCTGTAATATTACATTTAAAAAACAAATCAACACATGCTTTTTCCTATAAATGGATAGTTGAAGGAGCATCACCATCAATATCTGAAAAAGAGAACCCAGACATTCATTTTGCCAATGCAGGCAATTACACAATTATCTTGCAAGCAATAAATGATAAAGTGACTAAAGAGATAAGAAAACAAATCACCATACACCCTGATGTCAATTTACTTTCATTTAGTAATATTAAATTAGGTATCAATACAGCCCATAATACCATTGGTTGTTTCTTTTCCTCCAATTTAGGAAAAGTAATCAAAGAGAATGAAGTATCAGAAATATCTACGGATAAAATAGATTTTGGCTTTTTTGGCTTAAACACCTCTTTTACTTATAATCAATTTCTATCACCAGATGAAGTACAAACCACGTCGTTTAATAAGATACCTAATGCCATTCACACAAAAATAATTAATTCACAAGAGTTGGTGAAAATACAATTAAGCCCAACATTATTTGAATCGATTAAAACAGGAAAAGGCTTTAGTAGTATAAATATTACAGAAACAAATACAGGAAAAACGCCTTTTGACAGTACAAAGAAACCACGAGTAGTTTTATTTCAAACAAACGATGGAAGAAAAGGAGCAATACTAGTCAAAGATTATATTTCATCAGGAAGAGATTCATATATCTTAGTAGATATTAATGTTCAAAAACACGCCCAATAATTATGAGGAAAAAATTAATTAAGTATTTTTTGATTTCATTTTCAATGATATTAGGAATAGCGATATGTAATGCACAAGAAGTTAATTTAGAAGGTTTAGGAAAAAGGGTCAAAGAAACCTTAGAGAAAAATCCATTCAAGCTTAGTGGAGGGATTTCTGCAAACTCAGTTTTTTACAAATCAAATGTTTATAGTGAGCGAGCTCCTTTTACTTATTTTTTGAATGGGAACTTAAATTTGGGAGTATATAACTGGTCTATGCCTATTTCATATAGTTTTACAAATCAAGGAGGGCAATTGGGATACGAAGTTCCCTTTAAATTTAACAGATTAAGTATAGCCCCTAGGTATAAATGGGTAAAGGCTTATATTGGCGATGCTTCCATGAGTTTTTCTCCCTATACATACAATGGGCTTTTATTTACGGGCGGGGGACTTGAACTTACTCCCAATATCCCTTTAAAAGTAGCTGTGATGGCAGGTAGATTGAACAAAGCCGTTGAAGACGATGAAAATTCTAATACGATTCCTGCTTATAAAAGAATGGGCTATGGGGCCAATGTTAAATGGGAAAAAGAAAAATATAAACTAGGAGTTATAGGTTTTTATGCGAAAGATGAAGTTAAATCTTTACAGCTTCAACCTGACACTAAAGGAGTCTTTCCTCAAGAAAACCTTGTATTGTCATTTACTGGAAAAATAAAAATGCAAAAAAATTTAGAGTTGTATGGGGAATATGCAAATAGTGCTTTAATTAATGATTTAAGGAATAATAACAAAGGCGGAGATAAGAAAGGAACAGCTTCTTTGTTTTTGCCAGCAAATACTAGTCTAGAATCTTATTCTGCTTATAATGGGGGCGTTAATTTAAATCTAAAAAAAGGAACTATTGGGATTAAGTATGAGAAAATAGATCCGGGATATAAAACATTGGGGGCGTATTATTTCAACAATGATCTTGAAAACATAACGCTTAATGCTTCCTTTCTAATGTTTAAAGATAAAATTTCTCTAGCTACTAGTTTAGGGCGCCAACGAGACAATTTGGACAATAAAAAGATTAAACAAACGAACCGTTGGGTAGGAGCCGCTAATCTTAATGTTCGAGCTTCAGATAAACTTTCAGTTACTGCGAGTTATTCAAACTTTACGATGTTCACAAATCATCAATTAAATCAGTTCAATATAATTAATAAAAATCCGTTACTATTACAACAGCCTAAAGATTCTATTGAATATAAACAAATAGCCCAAAACACAAACATAAATATTAATTATATAATTTCCAGTACAAAAGAAAAGACTCAAAACATAAATATTAATTATTCGCTAAATGATATGGTCAATAAAGAAAATAATGTTGTGAGAAAAGGCGGATTGTCAAGATTTCATAATGCAAATATTAATTACAGTTTAGGCTTTCCTAACAAAAAATTAAATATGGCAGGAGCTTTAAATTTCACACACACTTATACTATGTCACAAACAACAATAATATGGGGGCCTGGGGTTACAATAAATAAATCTTTTCTAAAAGAAGATAAACTTAGAACCAACATGGGATTGTCTTACAATCAATCGAAAAACAAGAAAACAAATGCTAAGGTTTTAAATTTTTCTTTAGGGGCTAGCTACGCTCCTTGGAAGAAACATAATTTTAATCTTAATTATATACAAATGCTTAGAAAAACTGATCAAAAAGAGATTAATCCGAATTTAAATGAAATAACATGTACTTTTGGCTATAATTTTAATTTTTAATTAAATTTGGCAGTTTCCGACACCGTCCCAAAAAGTGAACAAACTAATAAAGTTATTCTCTTACATTTTAAACTTTTTGCTCGAGATATTTATTTTACTTTGGGGCGGTTGAATAGCTTTATCATCAACCTTTGATACCACTTGCTCATCATCTAGAGAATCTACCTTTGTATTATTTTCATTTATCGACAAATGAATTTTCCTTTCAATGGAAGCTAGTTCATTTTTAAGTTCTGCGAGTTCCCTTTCTTTATTCCATTTACCATTCACCACTTGTTGTAAGATAGGTAAATCCTCATTGATTTCTTTGAGTTCCTTTTCACTTTTTTGAATGAGATTAGGTATTTTTTCCAAGGCTTTGATAAAGCTCATAGAGGCTAAGTTGGGATCTTGTGCTATTTTTCCATTATTATGTGTATAGCGTATACCGCCTTCTCCTTTTACAAAGAAACGATTTTGGCGGATGTCCACCCCTTCTTTTGTTGTGATTTCAGTTTTGACCAAAACCTGAAAACCATATAGGTTTCCAATTTCTTGATAATCTCCGCCAGTTCGAGCCTTTTTAGCGTAAATATTCAATCTTTCCCCCAATTGTTCTATGCTAGATTCTTGTGGGAGCTCCTCTAGTTGTAAGGCATTCACAAAATCCCCATTAGGTAATTTATGAGCCCTTGCATTGAGATTATCCCAATCGGCATGTAAACGCATCAATCGATTTTCAAGAGCCTCTTTATCTTCTGCAAGCATTTCTAGTTTAAATCGAGAAGAAGATTTATTTCGTAGAAAAGCTTGTCGTTCACTTTCCAAAGCGGTTATTTTCTTTTCCACTTTAGCTTTATCCAATAAATCGGTATTTCCAGAAAGAATTGCTACATATTCTGAAAAATTCATTCCAGACTGTTTCCCTTCATCAATGGTTCGTTTCCCTAGTTTATTGGATTTAAGTTGGTCGATAAAGAGTTGTTTATTGAAAAGTAGATTGAATTTATAAGAATCCAGAGATTTTTCCACAGCATAGATAATTACATCCACTTTGTTATCCGCAAAATATTTAGCCACTTCATTCCCTTTTCGTATGGCTCTACCATCTCGTTGTTGTAAATCACTAGGTCTCCAGGGCGTATCCAGATGATGAATGGCAACGGCTCTCTTTTGTGCATTCACGCCTGTACCGAGCATATCGGTAGAACCAAATAGCACACGGATTTTCCCCTCATTGGTATCGGCGATGAGTTTTTTTCGAGATTTATCGTTTTTAGCTTCTTGGATAAAACGAATCTCTTGTGGCGGAATGCCGTAATCTTCTACCAATTTTCGTTTAATTTCAGAGTAAGGATTCCATTCATTAGGTTTGTAAGTTCCTAAATCTGAAAACACAAACTGCGTTCCCTTTTGAGCCTTGTATTTTTCGTAATATTCATAGATTTTCTTAGCACAATGAGAGGCTTTATTATCAGGGTGGTCATCATATTTACTATCAACCAATCGCATGTCTAATGACATCTTTCGTGCATAATCTGTTGCAATTAGCATTTTAGCTTTTTCCTCTCGTTGAGACAGGGGTTCTCTTCCTAGTAATGAAGCATCTCCATTTTGAGCAAATTTCATTAATTTTTCAATAAAAACTTCTTGCTCGGGGGTAGGTGGAATATTATATAAAATCTCATTTTTTTCAGGACGGTCGATACCGATATCCTTGGCGGTTCGATAGTCTGTGATTTCTGAATAGAATTGTGCTAATTCAGGCACTTTGATAAAATAGCGGAATCTTTCTTTTTGTACAATATTATTCGCCACTGAAAATTCGTAATCAGTAGTTTTACGAGCATAGATGGCTGCCCAAGCATCAAAACAAGTAATACCTTGTTTCTCTAGTGCTTTGGGACGTAGGTATTTGAATAGTAAATAAAGTTCCGTTAAGGAGTTAGAGATGGTAGTACCCGAGAGAAAGGTAGCTCCTAAGTCTTTACCAGACCTTTTTTGAATGGTGCGAATGGCAAACAATAAATTCATTGCCTTTTGGCTACCTTGCATATTTCCAAGCCCTGCTACGCGATCATGTCGTGTATTGAACATCAGGTTTTTAAACTTATGGCTCTCATCAACCAACAAATGATCAATTCCCATCATTTGAAAATCGACAATATCATCAGTTCGATTATTAATATCATGTTCTAAAGCTTTCAGCTTAACCTCTAGATTTTCCTTTCTTTTGATAATGCCTTTGAGCATTCCTCTAGAAATTTCTTCTCCTTG
Coding sequences within:
- a CDS encoding T9SS type A sorting domain-containing protein, whose amino-acid sequence is MKKILLVILFAILGNYVFGQKYEVSLNNYFAKLRYDSYKNRGCGINEFWIEVSTMNGKKYRIKQSYSNHYFLDTTTPRVIVDSKVSNIRIYSFHHAETAIGCNGGRAKINEQIDINANCQTSMPFSKSAYGSKHGCRVWFDINFEIKINPIINISSVDPRYSSIGYSDTKEISVTSDSKGFSSENYNWEYQVVDSKLGETLSDSNWNSMPSNLNFSEKIVFTPSSFLHINSIGKRIYFRIKTCNKPSNYIWFDLLTSAPHITSHISNKTKCFNTRDGELTLHFDRKLDKGETLSLSLENKSTGTVVVNKDITSYLHSDTAYTLENLPPGEYRLNVNGTYNGNSTYTDGEKHSIDFEIEKATPVSFQLSSKTDVYCFEGNDGVINIEAKGGTGKYQYLITKDGKNYLDWTDFNNANKTSINALSKGIYKIKVRDTHECVAREPNDSSIEKEIEITISQPNAPISLIDKEIEIVQPTGYGLSNGYISVMVQGGTPKSDGSYHYEWRKDSPTGTLITTGLTARVSNDSYTIKISNLTAGKYYLTVKDKNYNAATAKLGNCGIVSKEFEVTQPDPLKAEIEILQDISCNISNEYAFKLDLNQNGIPDNAEDGKIEAKVTGGVGTYSYQWQKLDNGIFIDISGATAPVLKNIKAGTYKILVIDENKNKVEEKIVTTYPPKFELSMSANSISCNNESSGRVSVKATGGTGAYSYEWNTMDTTSEVTGLRAGNYFVLVTDAKNCKIKGAAEVTQPDKIVITDEEVRNPICHNASNGSIKIKISGGTKPYKISWSNGVTTEENSNLAAGNYVLTVTDAKGCQEIKEYKLTNPEPLRVHIGEDVTLCAGDTQRYDVTIDDKGASYLWKNEKGEIISKLPTIELSDAGVYTVTVTDSKGCIGTDRVVIKKSNEILEPKFMLTTHAYTESTVVLVNTSPKMPETVEWLIPNNSAVSVIEKNEEYLELKFSNTGSYRIGLKGMQGQCKKTFYKEVVVEENLSGVDLSSDKISNITEFNVAPNPNDGNFKVIVKLEKENTINLRIINMLTQQAYPVITKPKSTYFLVPYHVTLSAGVYFVILETGNESMVKKMIIK
- a CDS encoding PKD domain-containing protein yields the protein MEKIINRNNWISTLITLMTFIVISSCAREDSIPVTADFDIKVVNEDYSVPVRIEIKNKSKGADTYQWTFEGAVTSHSSQVTPKPVIYTKAGIYKIILKASNKDGNEDRKELEIKIDAAMKVDFDWMMQGSDISPMTLQMQNKSLGATNYHWEFEEGLPARSNQQNPKVVFNKAGEHSIKLTITNGRESYTMQKSIIVKPEMTADFDWSVDYIDNDYQAPVILHLKNKSTHAFSYKWIVEGASPSISEKENPDIHFANAGNYTIILQAINDKVTKEIRKQITIHPDVNLLSFSNIKLGINTAHNTIGCFFSSNLGKVIKENEVSEISTDKIDFGFFGLNTSFTYNQFLSPDEVQTTSFNKIPNAIHTKIINSQELVKIQLSPTLFESIKTGKGFSSINITETNTGKTPFDSTKKPRVVLFQTNDGRKGAILVKDYISSGRDSYILVDINVQKHAQ
- a CDS encoding fibronectin type III domain-containing protein, which gives rise to MIKKYILAIAVLISGIVFSQNKEEQREPQIRLKVESKQDRVLLRWAVDEPIAWQKANKIGFVLKRYTLMRDGKLLENPEEKNLGIFQPASEEKWKAIIETNNNAAIVAQSLFGESFEVEVGNSNDLQGIINKSQEIEQRFAYALMAADLDFEVAKLAGWGYVDTAVAPNTRYVYTVELTPRNNAQALQIGKGSGMAELLPQEEKLPQPIDFIAVFKDKTVSLSWDYQQLRDLYTAYYIEKAQDGKNFSPLSNLPVMNMNNTERKEARGMFYVDSLAQNNKQVAYRIRGKTIFGEYGPYSNIVSGEGINRLEKSPVITNYNIGENENITITWEFPKESENEITGFQLLHSETDLPDSYRAVIKGIPVSKRKLVTKSLSPSNYFRIEAIGKSKEHRASFAILVQPNDITPPNTPTDFKGEIDSLGVVHLSWKANTEKDLEGYHLFRGIQKGEELVRITPQAITQNTYQEYDSIRKFKQ